Part of the Thermococcus sp. genome is shown below.
GTTGATAAGCTTTGAGTCGCTCCTCGTGTGCTCGAGGAAAATCGCCCGTCCACCTGGTTTTAGAACGCGCAGGATTTCTTTCATCCCCCTCTCGGGGTTTGGAACGGTGCAGAAGACGAAAGAAGAAACAACTGTGTCGAAGCTTTTATCCGGAAAAGGAAGCTCCTCAACGTCGGCCTCTCTGAAGCACGCGTTGAGACCCAGCGCTTTGGCCTTCTTTTCGGCTATCCCAAGGGCCTCGGGAACGGCATCAATCCCGCAGAGCTCAATGTCCCTCGGGTAGTATTTCAGCGTCTTACCAACGCCGACGCCGACCTCAAGGATTCTTTTTCCTTCGATGAAGGAGATGGCTTTCCTCCGGAGCGGACAGAAGAACCTGTCGAGGGGCCTTTCTAGGACATCGTAGTATCTGGCGAGCCTCGCGTACTTCTCGCGGAACGACATAGAGAAACTACCGCAGGGCTTTTAAAAACCTCACCCAACGCCCGACGGTGGGAGCATGCCGTACCTAGTAATCGAACACCTTGAGAATATAAGCGACTGGCTCTGGCTGGAGTATAAGCACGTAAGCGAGTGGTGGGGGGACAGGCTTATTTTCACCAACGTTTTACCGGAGGAAAGGGAGAGGCTCGCGAAGCTCGGGAGCGTTATAGGGGAGAGCATCACACGCTTTCCCTTTGACCGCTCGAAGATAATAGTCCTCGACCTCCAAGCAGAGGAGGAGCTTAAACCGGAGGACATCGAGGAGGACACGATAATAGTCGTAGGCGGAATCCTCGGCGACGCTATCCCCAGGGGTAGAACCAGGGAGTTCATAACCTCAAAGATGGAAGGGGTTAAAGTAAGGCACATCGGAAGACCCCAGTTCTCGATAGATGGAGCATCAATAGTGGCGAAGCTCATAGCGGACGGAAAAAGGCTGGGGGAGATTGACTACGAGGAGAACCCGACGATTAAGCTGGACGAGTTCAGCGAGATAACGCTCCACTACGCTGTGCCGAAGCTTGAAGGAAAGCTTTTGCTAACACCAGGCCTCATAGAGCTCCAGAAGAGGGAGCTCGGCTACACGGAGGAGGAAATCAGTGATGAGGAGTTAATCGAGTTCTTTGAGGGGAAGAGGCAGCTTTAGGCCCTTTTTCATAAAAACCTCTATTCCGTCCTTTGAGTATATGCAAACGTACTTTGTCCCAGCCATCCCGCGGAGCCTCTTGAGGTAAACGCGACCGCGGTAGGT
Proteins encoded:
- a CDS encoding class I SAM-dependent methyltransferase, with translation MSFREKYARLARYYDVLERPLDRFFCPLRRKAISFIEGKRILEVGVGVGKTLKYYPRDIELCGIDAVPEALGIAEKKAKALGLNACFREADVEELPFPDKSFDTVVSSFVFCTVPNPERGMKEILRVLKPGGRAIFLEHTRSDSKLINYFFLWPMKLILNPLLEDDPLRETHRLVTKYFEIEKEESHYRGIVRLIVARKPLGE